One Ricinus communis isolate WT05 ecotype wild-type chromosome 2, ASM1957865v1, whole genome shotgun sequence DNA segment encodes these proteins:
- the LOC8260935 gene encoding probable galacturonosyltransferase-like 1 gives MRTLSNLTYLILFLSLITNVSAAATTAATIITQQFKEAPQFYNSPDCPSLDHEYEQESELDGDMCSDQSVHVAMTLDTAYIRGSMAAILSVLQHSSCPQNTAFHFVASASANATLLRATISSSFPYLKFKVYTFDDSSVSRLISTSIRSALDCPLNYARSYLAGILPLCVRRVVYLDSDLILVDDIAKLAATPLGPNSVLAAPEYCNANFTSYFTPTFWSNPSLSLTFADRKACYFNTGVMVIDLDRWREGDYTTKIEEWMELQKRMRIYELGSLPPFLLVFAGNIVPVDHRWNQHGLGGDNFRGLCRDLHPGPVSLLHWSGKGKPWARLDANRPCPLDALWAPYDLLHTPFALDS, from the coding sequence ATGCGTACGCTCTCTAACCTCACCTATCtcatcctctttctttctttaatcaCCAATGTCTCCGCCGCCGCCACCACCGCCGCTACTATTATCACCCAACAGTTCAAAGAAGCCCCGCAATTCTACAACTCCCCAGATTGCCCCTCACTTGATCATGAATATGAGCAAGAATCAGAATTAGACGGTGATATGTGCTCCGATCAATCAGTGCACGTGGCAATGACTTTAGATACAGCCTATATCCGCGGCTCCATGGCAGCAATTCTGTCTGTTCTTCAACATTCATCTTGTCCCCAAAATACAGCTTTCCACTTCGTGGCTTCCGCCTCCGCCAACGCCACTCTCCTCCGTGCCACCATCTCCTCCTCCTTTCCTTATCTGAAATTCAAAGTTTACACATTCGACGACTCCTCAGTTTCAAGGCTTATCTCTACTTCAATCCGTTCAGCACTTGACTGTCCTCTGAACTACGCTCGCAGCTACTTAGCTGGAATCCTCCCTCTATGCGTACGTCGAGTCGTTTACCTCGACTCCGACCTGATTCTCGTCGATGACATTGCTAAACTCGCCGCTACTCCTCTGGGTCCAAATTCAGTGCTTGCAGCTCCTGAATATTGCAATGCTAATTTCACTTCTTATTTCACACCAACTTTCTGGTCTAACCCTTCTTTATCGCTCACATTTGCGGATAGAAAAGCCTGTTACTTTAACACCGGAGTTATGGTTATCGATCTTGATAGATGGAGAGAAGGTGATTATACTACAAAGATTGAGGAATGGATGGAGTTGCAAAAAAGAATGAGAATTTATGAACTGGGTTCGTTGCCGCCATTTTTACTCGTATTTGCAGGGAATATTGTACCGGTTGATCATAGGTGGAATCAACACGGGCTCGGTGGAGATAATTTTAGAGGCCTATGTAGGGACCTGCATCCAGGTCCTGTTAGTCTATTGCATTGGAGTGGGAAAGGGAAGCCATGGGCTAGGCTCGACGCCAACCGGCCGTGCCCTTTggatgctctctgggcacctTATGATCTTTTACACACTCCTTTTGCCTTGGATTCTTGA